One Chitinophaga varians DNA window includes the following coding sequences:
- a CDS encoding ArsR/SmtB family transcription factor, whose product MEKRRDIYQAIADPTRREIISLIARQSMNLNAIADNFDASRPAISQHIKVLTECGLVIIRQQGRERYCELKIDKLKEVTSWVEECNKYWNAAIDSMEDYLQQLQTKNKKHGKQQ is encoded by the coding sequence ATGGAGAAACGAAGGGACATCTATCAGGCCATAGCAGACCCCACCCGGCGGGAGATCATCTCGCTGATAGCCCGTCAGTCGATGAACCTGAACGCCATAGCAGACAACTTCGACGCCAGCAGGCCGGCCATCTCCCAGCATATTAAAGTGCTTACGGAATGCGGGCTGGTCATTATCCGGCAACAGGGCCGCGAACGCTATTGTGAACTGAAAATAGACAAACTGAAAGAGGTAACTTCATGGGTGGAAGAATGCAACAAATACTGGAATGCAGCCATCGACTCCATGGAGGATTATTTACAGCAATTACAAACAAAAAATAAAAAACATGGCAAACAGCAATAA
- a CDS encoding molecular chaperone, producing MYATMLMKRLTLRVQQRYEIIFATAFTLSFLLLHTVIVHAQGNLMIYPKRVVFDGSKRTQDLGLANTGADTATYQVSFVQVRMKEDGSFENIEQPDSGQSFASANLRIFPRTVTIAPKESQAVKLQAINTGSLPPGEYRSHVYFRAVPAPLPAGETPMRPKDTSNLEVKLVPVFGVTIPVIIRVGADSTLVVISDMDLDFKDPKQPQVMFALNRSGNMSAYGDLTIDYISPSGQRTRAAAVKGVAVYTPLLKRKVRIDLDNTAKLNYHQGRLEVSYETASGKPATLAKQEMFLR from the coding sequence ATGTATGCTACCATGCTTATGAAGCGCCTGACCCTGCGCGTGCAGCAGAGATATGAGATAATCTTTGCTACCGCATTCACCCTTTCCTTTTTGTTACTGCACACGGTCATTGTGCATGCGCAGGGAAACCTGATGATTTATCCCAAACGTGTGGTGTTTGATGGTTCCAAAAGAACACAGGACCTGGGCCTCGCCAATACCGGCGCGGACACGGCCACCTACCAGGTGTCTTTTGTCCAGGTCAGAATGAAGGAAGACGGTTCTTTTGAAAACATTGAGCAACCGGATTCAGGACAGAGCTTTGCAAGCGCTAACCTCCGTATTTTTCCCCGTACCGTTACCATTGCACCCAAAGAATCACAAGCCGTGAAACTGCAGGCCATCAACACGGGTAGCCTGCCTCCCGGCGAGTACAGATCTCACGTTTATTTCAGGGCTGTTCCTGCTCCCTTACCTGCCGGTGAAACACCGATGCGGCCCAAAGACACCAGTAACCTGGAAGTCAAACTGGTCCCCGTATTTGGTGTCACCATCCCCGTCATCATCCGTGTGGGCGCTGATTCCACGTTGGTCGTTATCTCCGACATGGACCTGGATTTCAAAGACCCGAAACAACCACAGGTGATGTTTGCGCTGAACCGCAGCGGCAATATGTCGGCCTACGGCGATCTGACGATCGATTACATCTCGCCGTCAGGCCAGCGAACGCGTGCCGCCGCGGTAAAAGGAGTGGCGGTGTATACACCGCTGTTAAAAAGAAAAGTCAGGATAGATCTCGACAACACGGCTAAGCTCAATTATCATCAGGGCAGGTTGGAAGTAAGCTACGAAACGGCTTCCGGTAAACCAGCCACCCTGGCTAAACAGGAGATGTTCCTGCGCTGA
- a CDS encoding DUF4402 domain-containing protein, which translates to MCMHFVQHPAGWAVTGILCLLHCLPAVAQVTPTIVQQLSFGTFSTGQSGGTITVNADGVTTTTGDVIPIGKGTMASPAVIELEAPVGSRIAILETNSLLKGGKGNTLSLRIKSSDPAMPFITKTPRTSIHIGGTLTINKPGQTASGNYNGQVFITFLAGE; encoded by the coding sequence ATGTGTATGCATTTTGTACAGCACCCGGCAGGGTGGGCTGTGACGGGCATCTTATGTTTGCTGCATTGTTTGCCCGCAGTGGCCCAGGTTACGCCCACCATCGTTCAGCAACTCAGTTTTGGTACCTTCAGCACCGGTCAAAGCGGCGGCACCATCACCGTCAACGCGGACGGCGTCACTACCACCACCGGTGATGTGATACCCATCGGAAAAGGGACCATGGCCTCACCGGCGGTGATAGAACTGGAAGCGCCCGTTGGCAGCAGGATCGCCATCCTGGAAACCAACTCCCTGCTGAAAGGCGGCAAAGGCAACACCCTGTCGCTGCGCATCAAGAGCTCCGACCCGGCGATGCCTTTCATCACCAAAACACCCCGGACCAGCATTCATATCGGCGGGACATTAACAATCAATAAACCCGGACAAACAGCTTCAGGAAATTATAACGGACAGGTCTTCATCACTTTTTTAGCAGGCGAATAA
- a CDS encoding carboxypeptidase-like regulatory domain-containing protein codes for MKNLHDMLMPVLFGALCIACAITGTSGSCLAQSPGSDDELVVTVGMQELGNAEISAIIRNQDVYLSVSDLFDFLQVKNTLSPQADTLSGFIISPEDKFIIDKSTHTITYNKKTFTMDAQKLICTPAGFYLRSASWADVFGVNCAFRFRDLYVAMTTKRELPVIREMKQQKLRDNINRLKGEEKADTVIRRKATPFSINAADWSVMTTTQQDATSLNLNLSLGGQVAGGETNLQMNYIDGNLDVRNQQFMWHYVNNDHPLLRQVTVGKINNMAIASVLYPLAGVQFTNAPTLNRSAFGTYRLTDITTPGWKVELYINHELVDYQQADASGFFAFNVPIIYGNTTVTLRFYGPFGEVRTEQREIMVPFNFLPAGEMEYTLTGGIVLDGQSSRYAMGAVHYGITKRITIGAGTEYLSSIPGGKPIPFMHAAWRLTDNLIFSGEYAYDVRSKASLFWRMPCEMEIEAQYLRYKPGQQAVKYNYQEERKLSIMLPIRKPNFSLFSRLTVDQITMPPAEQVPTTEKIPLTPSIPSVKYTTVEWITSGTIGRVNTNVTTFCNFREDAPPVAYSTLSQTYRLFSNMFVMPRVQYSYDSHQFSNARVELERNIRQRTYVRLSFERDFLYQQFIGGITLRYDFRFAKAGMSAMIAGRNSSLTASAGGSLLYDRESHYLMTSNVGSVGRAQLTVLAFLDINGNGKRDAGEPKVDGLSIQVNGGLSVFDKQDTLYRVFNLEPYRKYLIRLNPDGLSSVAWQLKHTAIGVTALPNQFKPVEIPVTVSGEVAGMVRNTQKQGLSRIRINVLDTDCHTVASVLTETDGYFSYLGLRPGTYTLSLDPAQLQRLHMTAQPAEITVTIKQNPEGDVVDGLMFKLSPILSANPPK; via the coding sequence ATGAAAAACCTTCACGACATGCTCATGCCCGTTCTGTTCGGCGCGCTCTGCATCGCGTGCGCCATCACCGGAACATCGGGCAGCTGCCTTGCACAAAGCCCCGGCTCAGATGACGAACTGGTTGTGACCGTGGGGATGCAGGAATTGGGGAACGCTGAGATATCCGCCATTATCCGTAACCAGGATGTTTACCTTTCAGTGAGTGACCTGTTCGATTTCCTGCAAGTTAAAAATACCCTGTCGCCCCAGGCTGATACCCTGTCAGGATTTATCATCAGCCCGGAAGACAAATTTATCATCGACAAATCAACACATACGATCACCTATAATAAAAAGACATTCACCATGGACGCTCAAAAACTTATCTGCACGCCTGCGGGATTCTATCTCCGCTCCGCCAGCTGGGCCGATGTGTTCGGGGTGAACTGCGCTTTCCGCTTCCGCGATCTGTATGTGGCCATGACGACTAAACGCGAGCTGCCTGTAATCCGTGAAATGAAACAACAGAAGCTTCGTGATAATATTAACCGGTTGAAAGGAGAGGAGAAAGCGGATACCGTTATCCGCAGAAAAGCTACGCCTTTCAGCATTAATGCGGCCGACTGGTCAGTGATGACCACTACGCAACAGGACGCCACCAGCTTGAACCTCAACCTGTCGCTCGGCGGCCAGGTGGCCGGCGGCGAAACCAACCTGCAAATGAATTATATCGATGGAAACCTGGACGTTCGCAATCAGCAATTCATGTGGCATTATGTGAACAATGATCATCCATTGTTACGGCAGGTTACCGTAGGCAAGATCAATAATATGGCAATCGCCTCCGTATTGTACCCGTTAGCGGGCGTGCAGTTTACCAATGCACCCACGCTTAACAGGAGTGCCTTCGGTACCTACCGGTTAACCGACATTACTACGCCTGGCTGGAAAGTTGAGCTGTACATTAACCATGAACTGGTCGATTACCAGCAGGCCGATGCTTCCGGTTTCTTTGCCTTCAATGTGCCCATCATTTATGGCAATACCACCGTGACGCTCCGATTCTATGGCCCTTTTGGTGAGGTGCGCACCGAGCAGCGGGAAATTATGGTGCCTTTTAATTTCCTGCCTGCCGGTGAAATGGAATACACGCTGACCGGCGGTATCGTACTCGACGGACAAAGCAGCCGTTACGCCATGGGCGCCGTTCACTACGGTATCACCAAACGTATCACCATTGGCGCCGGCACAGAATATCTCTCCTCTATTCCCGGCGGGAAACCGATCCCTTTCATGCATGCCGCGTGGCGGTTGACCGACAACCTGATCTTCAGCGGTGAATACGCATACGATGTGAGAAGCAAAGCCTCTCTCTTCTGGCGCATGCCCTGTGAAATGGAAATAGAAGCACAGTACCTGCGCTATAAACCGGGACAGCAGGCAGTGAAATACAATTACCAGGAAGAACGCAAGCTCTCAATAATGCTACCTATCAGAAAACCCAATTTTTCCCTGTTCTCCCGGCTAACGGTAGATCAAATCACCATGCCGCCGGCAGAACAGGTCCCGACTACAGAAAAAATTCCGCTGACGCCTTCCATTCCCTCCGTGAAATATACTACCGTGGAATGGATCACTTCCGGCACTATCGGCCGTGTGAACACCAATGTGACCACGTTCTGTAATTTCCGGGAAGACGCACCGCCAGTGGCTTACAGCACTCTGTCGCAAACGTACCGGCTCTTCTCCAATATGTTTGTCATGCCCCGGGTACAGTACTCCTATGACAGCCACCAGTTTTCCAACGCCCGCGTGGAACTGGAGCGCAACATCAGGCAACGTACCTACGTAAGACTCTCTTTCGAAAGGGATTTTCTCTACCAGCAGTTTATTGGTGGCATTACCCTTCGTTATGATTTCAGATTTGCCAAAGCGGGTATGAGCGCCATGATAGCAGGCCGCAATTCATCGCTCACCGCTTCAGCAGGCGGCAGCCTGCTCTATGACCGGGAAAGCCATTACCTGATGACCAGCAATGTAGGCAGTGTAGGACGTGCGCAACTGACGGTGCTGGCTTTCCTTGACATCAATGGCAATGGTAAAAGAGATGCCGGTGAGCCCAAGGTGGACGGGCTTTCCATACAGGTCAACGGCGGCCTGTCCGTGTTCGACAAACAAGATACCCTTTACCGTGTCTTTAACCTGGAACCTTACCGAAAATACCTGATACGCCTAAATCCTGACGGTCTCAGCTCCGTTGCATGGCAACTGAAACATACCGCCATCGGGGTGACCGCGCTGCCCAATCAGTTTAAGCCGGTAGAAATACCTGTGACCGTTTCCGGTGAAGTAGCCGGCATGGTCAGGAATACCCAAAAACAAGGACTGTCCCGTATCCGGATCAACGTGCTGGATACCGACTGTCACACAGTTGCCTCCGTACTCACGGAAACCGACGGTTATTTCAGCTACCTTGGCCTTCGTCCGGGCACCTATACCTTAAGCCTGGACCCGGCGCAGCTGCAGCGCCTGCATATGACAGCCCAACCCGCTGAAATAACCGTTACCATTAAACAAAATCCCGAAGGCGACGTCGTCGATGGACTGATGTTTAAACTTAGCCCGATTCTATCCGCTAACCCACCCAAATAG
- a CDS encoding DUF4402 domain-containing protein yields MKKVLSLMAIISVFFAATAVAQTSATATANASATVITPITLTKTLDLNFGILAASPIPGTLKITPAGIRTTTGGVSTLSTAGTVTPAIFSVAGEDGYSYAITLPLIPVVLHNTTHAGAFMLATNFTSSPAVITGGVLTGGSQALNVGATLFVGPNQVNGLYTTSIPFPVTVNYN; encoded by the coding sequence ATGAAAAAGGTGTTATCATTAATGGCTATCATTTCTGTATTCTTCGCCGCAACAGCAGTTGCCCAGACATCCGCTACCGCAACAGCCAATGCTTCTGCAACTGTCATCACTCCCATTACCCTGACTAAAACGCTGGACCTGAATTTCGGTATTCTGGCTGCGTCTCCGATTCCCGGCACCCTGAAAATCACTCCTGCCGGTATTCGTACCACAACAGGTGGTGTTTCCACCCTGTCTACCGCAGGCACAGTTACCCCTGCAATTTTTTCTGTAGCAGGTGAAGATGGTTATTCTTACGCTATCACACTGCCACTTATTCCTGTAGTATTGCACAATACTACACATGCAGGCGCCTTCATGCTGGCCACTAACTTCACCAGCTCTCCGGCGGTGATCACCGGTGGCGTATTGACTGGCGGCTCTCAGGCACTGAACGTAGGAGCTACCCTGTTCGTAGGCCCTAACCAGGTAAACGGCCTGTACACTACCAGTATTCCGTTCCCGGTTACTGTGAACTATAACTAA
- a CDS encoding XRE family transcriptional regulator produces MMKKPTFWGENLRILRTRKKLSQQHLADLLGINRNKITAQESGKTRNPRLEDLVLISDFFRVDLDTFIKNDLQQATEEQLLELEAGNTVDLTGRHIRILPITVDQDNEENMEYVSARARAGYRSGHADPEFIAGLPKFSLPELPRGKTIRMFPISGDSMQPIPDGSHIIAQYLEDWSHLKDNTACVLVLKGGEEDIIFKLVTSRIKQKGTLLLRSLNEEYADFEVPINEVAEIWTFIGYLSKQLPEVTAMQ; encoded by the coding sequence ATGATGAAGAAGCCAACTTTCTGGGGAGAGAACCTGAGAATTCTGCGCACGCGGAAAAAGCTCTCACAGCAGCATCTGGCCGATCTGCTGGGCATCAACAGAAACAAAATTACAGCACAGGAAAGCGGTAAAACACGGAACCCACGGCTGGAAGACCTGGTATTGATCTCTGACTTTTTCCGGGTGGACCTGGACACGTTCATTAAAAACGATCTGCAACAGGCTACGGAAGAACAACTGCTGGAGCTGGAAGCCGGTAATACGGTCGACTTAACGGGCAGGCATATACGCATTTTGCCCATTACAGTTGACCAGGACAATGAAGAAAATATGGAGTATGTGTCGGCACGCGCCAGGGCAGGCTATCGCAGCGGGCACGCAGATCCGGAGTTCATCGCTGGCCTGCCCAAGTTTTCCCTCCCGGAACTGCCCCGTGGCAAAACCATCCGCATGTTCCCCATCTCCGGCGATTCTATGCAGCCCATCCCCGATGGCAGCCACATCATCGCCCAGTACCTGGAAGACTGGTCACACCTGAAAGACAATACCGCCTGCGTACTGGTACTGAAAGGCGGAGAAGAGGATATTATCTTCAAACTGGTAACCAGCCGCATTAAACAAAAAGGCACGCTGCTCCTGCGTTCCCTCAACGAAGAATACGCCGATTTTGAAGTGCCCATCAATGAAGTGGCGGAAATATGGACTTTTATTGGCTATCTGAGCAAACAACTGCCGGAAGTAACAGCCATGCAATAA
- a CDS encoding lipid II:glycine glycyltransferase FemX: MYIDICKKEIRQVNKTAILQQTAYWSEVKSRQGWETCAFDFKVQRQALFAGAAEHGYIENDVLVILRQISDEQYIAYVPYGPEIEPDTDCQGVFLEELSESLRPLLPEQCIMIRYDLAWQSHWSGEAQYFDENGSWLGPPAKQMQELRFNYSTRGRNLKKSNTDILPSNTIFMDLKKDERLLLDSMKTKTRYNIQLASRKGVQVKAAGLENIDTWYNLYAQTCARNGIVQEDIGYFRTVLTARANNSTSPADVEMLLAEANGIPLAAMFLVVAGNRGTYLYGASSNTHRNYMGTYLLQWEAMQRAKRKGCTEYDFFGVSPTPDPRHPLYGLYKFKNGFGGELFHRMGCWDYPLLEAPYTTYTATELYSKGYHR, translated from the coding sequence ATGTACATTGACATTTGCAAAAAAGAGATCAGGCAGGTAAACAAGACAGCTATTTTACAACAGACGGCGTATTGGTCGGAGGTGAAAAGCCGGCAGGGCTGGGAAACCTGCGCCTTTGATTTTAAAGTGCAGCGACAGGCGTTGTTTGCCGGCGCTGCGGAACATGGTTATATAGAGAATGACGTACTGGTGATCCTGCGGCAGATCAGCGACGAACAGTATATCGCGTATGTGCCCTATGGACCGGAGATAGAGCCTGATACCGACTGTCAGGGCGTTTTCCTGGAAGAGCTGTCTGAGAGCCTGCGGCCGCTGCTGCCGGAGCAATGTATCATGATACGTTATGACCTCGCGTGGCAGTCGCATTGGTCAGGCGAAGCGCAATACTTCGATGAAAACGGCAGCTGGCTGGGCCCTCCGGCCAAACAAATGCAGGAGTTGCGTTTCAACTACAGCACCCGCGGCCGGAACCTGAAAAAGTCGAATACAGACATCCTTCCCTCCAACACCATTTTTATGGATTTGAAGAAAGATGAGCGGTTGTTGCTCGACAGTATGAAAACGAAGACCCGGTACAATATCCAGCTGGCAAGCCGCAAAGGCGTGCAGGTAAAGGCCGCCGGGCTGGAGAATATCGATACATGGTATAACCTGTACGCACAAACGTGCGCACGTAACGGTATTGTGCAGGAAGATATCGGTTATTTCAGGACCGTGCTGACCGCCCGTGCCAATAACAGCACATCCCCTGCCGATGTGGAGATGCTGCTGGCCGAGGCCAATGGTATTCCGCTGGCGGCCATGTTCCTCGTGGTAGCGGGCAACCGCGGCACTTATCTTTACGGCGCCTCCTCCAATACGCACCGGAACTATATGGGCACTTACCTGCTGCAATGGGAAGCCATGCAGCGGGCTAAACGTAAAGGCTGTACGGAGTATGACTTCTTCGGCGTATCTCCCACCCCCGATCCGCGACATCCGTTATATGGCCTGTACAAGTTCAAAAACGGCTTCGGCGGAGAACTGTTTCATCGCATGGGCTGCTGGGACTATCCCCTGCTGGAAGCCCCGTATACCACCTATACCGCCACAGAACTGTACAGCAAAGGATATCACCGGTAG